A window from Schistosoma haematobium chromosome 3, whole genome shotgun sequence encodes these proteins:
- a CDS encoding hypothetical protein (EggNog:ENOG410MXF4~COG:T), translated as MDCDAYYSGDPNASLALCITSSMVGAISIYILPFICIFGIITNIYIGYVFLYEFKKLSRQSIYMSLICWSDAITILFLGILWMIPAKGLPFASEGRIYYFIIYESVELCRFYRGIYSLTSTLASNLLLLTSIDRCLCIYYPLKYRTIPVYYAWYLIGGVSFISFLCVLPVIILVDFHDIGTFTTCWLHESQAFLQIFIILFNNAGFIQTIVILVLNIIFMIKMRKTFTKERLADPQSIESKEWSASVILFILATTLLLFSLPQCAAYLAAFFFPSVMEKSQSEQSVRLAYNIADIAWQCIFAQNASAIFVCWQRMQEFRQVFYRLFLKGPLQPLRKYVNEAQSTIH; from the coding sequence ATGGATTGCGATGCATATTACAGTGGTGACCCAAATGCTAGTTTAGCATTATGCATAACTTCAAGTATGGTTGGTGCAATTTCTATTTACATTCTAccatttatttgtatattcggtatcattacaaatatttatattggttatgtatttttatatgaatttaAGAAATTAAGTCGACAATCAATTTATATGTCACTTATATGTTGGTCTGATGCAATTACTATACTATTTCTTGGTATCCTATGGATGATACCAGCGAAAGGTTTACCGTTTGCTAGTGAAGGAcgtatatattattttatcatttatgaatCTGTTGAATTATGTCGATTCTATCGTGGTATCTATTCATTGACATCAACATTAGcaagtaatttattattattaactagtATAGATCGCtgtttatgtatatattatcCATTAAAATATCGTACAATACCTGTATATTATGCATGGTATTTGATTGGTGGAGTTAGTTTCATTTCATTCTTATGTGTTTTACCTGTTATAATATTAGTTGATTTTCATGATATTGGCACATTTACAACATGTTGGTTACATGAAAGTCAAGCATTTTtgcaaatatttattatattatttaataatgctGGTTTTATACAAACAATAGTTATACTTGTATTGAATATcatttttatgataaaaatgCGTAAAACATTTACCAAAGAACGTTTAGCTGATCCACAATCGATTGAAAGTAAAGAATGGTCAGCTAgtgtaattttattcattttagcaacaacattattattgtttagtttACCACAATGTGCTGCATATTTAGCTGCTTTCTTTTTTCCATCTGTGATGGAGAAATCACAATCGGAACAATCAGTACGTTTAGCTTATAATATTGCCGATATAGCATGGCAATGTATATTTGCACAGAATGCTTCAGCAATATTTGTTTGTTGGCAAAGAATGCAGGAATTTCGACAAGTGTTTTATCGATTATTCTTGAAAGGACCATTACAACCACTTAGAAAGTATGTAAATGAAGCACAATCCACTATACATTAA